attatttatcgaACCGTAGGTATTTTCTATTGATTATTAAATACATTTGCAACCAtcacttaaaaatttaacacaCCCAAATTCTTTATATCCGTTTCGGTATATTTTAACTGCATGCCAACTGTCGCAGGAACTAAAGTGAATGAATAGACCACTTGCACTTGccaaatatttacatgtgtttgtgtatgcgtgAGGGTGAAAGGACATTTTGCCATTATTTCTTCCGCTGCGAttgatgctgctgctgttgctttttgcCGTGtccatttattgatttttcgcCATTTACGTCCTTGTTCCGATTCTTGTTATTATGCACACCGCTTTCGCAAGCACcgaagtaaacaaaaacaaacatagaCCGCAGGCACCTTCGTTGTATGACAAAAACAAAGAAGGTAACATTTGCTTGTGTGTTCTGTGAATTAAGGAGAAAAACAGAAATGGTAAAGGAGTTCTTCAAAAGAGaaggaaattgcaaaataaacagtgcaattgttttttatgttttgttgtttACTTTGTAGCATGTGAGGAGAAATATGATACAAGGAAAGTGCGAAAAAATACGAATTGAAAAAGGAAAATAGCAATGAAAAACACGATAATTACTGATAAAAATTAGTGACgtcatatatatctatatagtcATACAGTTatagaaaaaacataaaaatgctTAATTTTTCGGCTAAAGATTTTATGATACATTTTTACAATGTCAATATTTCTTTAGCAACACgcttcaaataaaatagttgccagttttttattatttatatgtattttatttactttagcaATTGTTTATTGCAAAtacttctgatttttttttcaatagtcaATCGCATTTGCAGATATCAAGAATAGTCTACATTATTTAGTATCGATAAACGATTATTAATCGAAAATAATTTACACTTTTCATGCAGTAATGGCAACACTGTTTGCACTTAGGCAAggctgcaaaaaataaataaaagcatcgACATATCAATGTTTTGGATATTTCATttctataaatttgtttaacatatATAGACGAAACTATTTTCATTTTGCGTGCATAAAAATACTGTGAGAAAATACCCTTGTGTGATAGGGAATGTCAATGCACCTAAAAAGCATACAAATGACGCTTGTTGGTCTTGCTGCTCGTAAACTTTCTATAAAAAAGCGGTAAGTTACACGTTGTTTCATATATAATgagtttataataaattaaattgtttcttTTAGTAATGCCACACTGGCGGCTGCTTTCCCAAATGGTGTACGTTGTCAGAAATGCTTACAACTTGGGCACTGGTCTTATGAATGTAAAGAGAAACGTAAATATGTGCATCGGAGTTCACGTACCAAACAACTTAAAAAGCGCCTGGCTGAAAAAGTAAACACTGAAAGTAATGACAGTGGCACAACTAGCGCATTAACAAAATCGGCAAAAGCAAAGCGTTCAAAGCGTACACGAACTTCTTCCGGATCTTCAGCAGGCGATGCATCGAAGGGATCAAATTCAGACACACAATCTTCCTCAGGCTCAAACCATAGTAGTTCGTCGGATTCAGACGAAGATTCTTCTAGTGATAGCAGTTCTTCAGATTCAGATAGTGATAGTGATAGTAGTGATACCGGTTCTGGCAGTGATTCTAGCGAATCAGGCACAAGTAATTCGAGCGATTCAAGCGACTCATCCAGCTCCGATGAGGCaccaaaaaagaaaagaagccGACGCACCTCTAGTTCATCCAGTGATGATGACATTTGATTGAAACATTAACAAGACAAGACATATTCTGAGAAGAACCATAATTAGCTTTAGTAGTATAAGTTGGTAATGCAAAACACTGATGTTATATTGTTCTGATCATACAGATGTATTTATATAGGTAAACAATTATTTAGTCACACAGTAAACTTGCAGGATATTTCAGTTATATGGTTTTCCTTAAAACCATAGATTATACCGGGTAAAAATTACTATAATAATTGATGTATAATTATCCAACTTTAAActacttgtatacatacactCCAAATGATTTCATTTCTTCCCTTATTGTTTCAAactataaatgtgtgtatgtatttttatttaggtTGAAATCTCACAATGTTAGATATTACATTATTCAACTTAGTAAACATCAgctaaataaatagaaaaaaacgaaTTTGCATATTCAAGaagatattatttatataaatattgaaatgtatACGTAATTGAATCAATCACAAATTGTATGTGCAAGtgtaataaaaatgtgtaaGTATTTCGGAAGaactcgaacttagccttcaATTTACTGTAATTTCATTGACTTGATCTACCAAGTTAATACTAAACGTCGTCGTCCTCCTCTTCTTCTATGTTATTGTTACATGATGctgtgtttaaatatataatctgtttattaataataactGCATCGATTTGCGCGTTATCCTGGGCTGGTGGTTCGCATGTCATGTTATGTGGCAATTGAGCGAGTAATAAACTGGCTTGCGAACTGGTGCTGGGCTGCTCTTGTTCGCTTGGATTATTTAGATTTGCTGCTTGCATATTTTCACTTAAAGCTGCTGCTGCTCCTGCTTTTAACTGTAATTCTTCTACCTATCATGTTAAAATAgttagttaaatatataaattcaacactttaattgaattttacttaCTTTCAGTTCGTTTATGGCTTCATTAACTCTTCCCAGTATGGTTTCCAGCTCTTTTTGAATCTTGCAGAGCTGCAGCTGttccttttgtatttttgtattgtttacaATACTTGCATTCGAGTGTCTTCccattttaaaacattaatttaatcgAGCAACGATATTGTTTTGAACTCTATTCTCTTTTTCTGGTCATTTTCTGTTTACAATGAAGACGTCTCTCATCTCTTCCAAAGGCTAAACAGCATTGCCATACAAAATATACTGAAAACatttagatttatttaattttaacttactAACACTCACCAAAATGtaatactaaataaatataataaagcaTATCGTGGTTGGATATCATACTatctataacaaaaaaatattttatttaaaaaatttcagtaaacTTTGAAAAGTTTCCCCTTTTTCGTTTGACGTTTTGAAATATTCTCTTATAAATAATGGCAACACTAATAAACAGCTGCTTAATTcattcatattaaaatatattctcgcattaaaccaaacaaaattcGAGTACaactaataaaatttgtgctgtaaaatctaattttcaaaatatactgaAGATCAACTAAAGCATTAAATGCATAttagaaagttaaataaataataaaacaagctCTAGCCGACAACAAAAGTATAAGGTGACGAACAATACGAGAATCAAAGTCCAACAATTTATTGGATTAACAAAATTGCTGGTTGaatttttagatataaaagCGGAGGTAGGTAGAAAATAAAATCTTTAGATCAGCATTAGGGACGCTAATCACAGTACCGTCTTTATTTAGATACAGTTTCAAGCAATGACAGAACAAGAAGCATTGCTTCAACAAAGTAGTAGTATGACCTCGACGTATATGACTCCACAAGAAGAGGCATTACAAGCACTttgcaaaaaattgttgaaatctaGATTCTTTCGCGGCTACTATGAAGAACGTCGTTTCGTGGATTCTGTAGCGGGCTACAGAGATATAGTTGATCTACATCGTGGGGAACGTGATTTGGAGCTTTTATTGCTAGACATTAGaagtaaattacaaattttttaccaACATTCACCACAGGTATGGATTGGCATAACGCACGGTGCTTTTATGGGAGTAACACCTAAAAAGAATACACTCGATACACATATATGGGTACAACTACAGGAAGTTGCATTTGGCCATTACTGGTTCAGTATAAAAAGCATACGCTTTCGAAGGAATGAAgtgatattaaagttaaatgttGTGCGCAATGTAGAAGCTGATTCACTCATTGAAAGAACTAAAATATCAACGTCTACGCTAATGTACGCTAAAGATGCTTTAAAATTGCCGTTCACAACAGACAATTCAGTAAATGCATTAAATAATGCGCCAAAGCTTAGCGAGGATATGTTGAGTGGTCCTATAGTAATACAACCGGAAGTGCTACAAATCGGTTATGAAGACTTCGTTAATATTGTACGCAACTGGGGTACAACCATAAAACATTCAGTATATGATTTTATGTCGAATGATATAAACAAAGATAATATAAAGGATTTCCTGCAATTTCTGGGCTTAGTTGTGATCTCTCTGTTGACCGGCAGTGTAGTGGCTATCAAGTATTTAGGTACTTTTGCATTGCGTTTTATGTTTGAATTCACCCGCTTTACGCATGTTATGACACCAATCATCCTAAAAGTAATAGAGgcgataaataaaattattggtgGATTTTATATATTGCTAGCAATGATTTGGAAGGATgcatttatgaaaaaaagaatGACAGCCACACAACAACTGCAAGATTTTAATGCACAACCGCCCAGAGAATTGAAAGCCATAGAATACAATCGACAGCAATACAAAagtaattttgaatataatatacGGCAACCGCCTGTGATGCGCTCTAGTATGGGTCCCTTTACGGAGTTTGaacgaaaatttcaataaagtgATATTCCGCCGGCGAATTTtagaacaaatttatttatgaatcttAATGATAGATATACATTGTAGCACTAAATTGATTGCCTGATAATAGAATAAATCATAATTGAACGAAAGGCGAGCATTCCttataatgtatgtaaataaaatgcatccatATGAAAAcggcaaaataatttaaaaaatgtgctgagagaattaacaaaaaatttaaaagaaatgttatattttttattactcaaCTAGTGGCATTATTTGTATAAAGTATACACGTGATAAAGTTATTGAACATCATCGCTAACAAATGGTGTTGAGGTGCTTGTGCTGAAATGAACGCTAGATGAACTAAAGTTGAATgaatacatatttgcaatcaCAATAACAAGTAATTTAGATAAGCTAAAGATAGATTTTATCTGTTTTAGACAAATAATTATATCTTTGCTTATATTttactcaaatatttattatagttATTCAACTGTAGTTAGCCTAACGTTCATTTTGgttcaatttattatattagaCATATGCAGTTTACAATTATGTCACGacttaaaaagaaattaattgtgaatcactttgaaaatgtaataaaaataaaaagcaacaattgtaaatataaaatcatttatggcttattttgtaaaattgtggactctATGCACGTACATCGAACGAATTTggattatatattaatattgacCTACTACTACTTACCGAGCCAAACGCCGAAATAACTGCGTTCCAACcctgttttgattattttaatgtaCAACGACGGCCTTTCCGCActttatgtttaaatttaaatagtatTGTATTTACGTATATAATTTctatacatttaaataatttttgatttaaaagttCTTAAAATAGAACACACACGCAAAGTTAtattggtttatttatttaaaattttaacaataaatgCATTTGTACGAAAAGTATTAACCATAAAGGGacctgttttttatttaataaaatatttataacttttatttttatcaaaataaaccAGCGTTGCAAATTacgcatataaaaataaaataatatttgaatgaaatatttttcttgaaattacGGAATTCTTAATTaaacatgattttaaatttttaatccctaattccgaattaaaaaataaagaaaagtaaattttatgaaaatattttccattttgaaCTACAGCTTGCACAGATACATTATTTTcactgatattgttgttgttgtagcggcagaattctgccgagttgacagtccttaaccagataaaaaatccgggtcaGCGCCGATGacatagacccgactgtcgtggaaacAGGATGCTCTATCTTTAATGCTCTAGCGCACTGGTCGGCAAACTTACTCAACCaaacaatttatataatatatcattAACTATTAATTctgtatttgattttaaaataaaattaaaaattcttagcATTACATTAACtggattttcagtttttatgcttaaaatcgttgattaaaattttaatttttattcatagaTTTAAATCttggataaaaaaataaattgtaaataatgaatttaatttaatctcaaaattttaatttaaaaaatcgcaATCCTGCTATATCGAAtagatcaaaaataattttatttttataattaattaaaaggttaatttttaaaaattttaaaatgtcaaaaaaaattatttatttttttttaaatgctatGATATGTCTAGAATATTTTGCTAAAGTTTCATGGCAATCCAATAAAAGTTTAGGAGATAGAATCCTTGATAAAGCGGCCCGTCATGCTAGAACGGTTGGCTACTTCAATCTTTGATCGTGTTTTTCTAGAAACAACGTTTTTAAAATCGATGCTTGCGATTTCTCACAAACTAGTGAGgtgatcttaatgaaattttgcacaattcTATTCCTAACAGTTGTTTCTATCACCTGAAACAAATTGAGTTAGAAATAGGGTCTCATAtcttgggtagtcgaaaaagtcttttcgtattttttaatatttataaataaacaaatatgtaccattttggtggaccacttttagccatttttctgctagagacattattccatcagtataaaacttttatcagtgtaaatcgaaatttcgaaatttccagaagcgagcgaaccattgttgtgccacACGAACTGATAAACATTATCTCCGTAAAATTCACACATTTCTtgggtggcttgcgtggcactcttcccttttttatacaaaaatttcaaaatatagcgaactttttaattattttccctAATTTTTAAACGCCTGCAACTTTCTTTCagcttccccgaatttaattttttttattgatgctTAAAATCGCACCTTTCTAAAACTATTCGATataacacaatgtgattggtagcacagGAGATacacgactgcaacgacatctattgacaaaatacgaaaagactttttcgactacttaatatatttatgtatgtatgtatatatgtatgtatatgttttccaCCTTAAccaaacttagctcttccttagtTGCTTTACTTACTGTTTGtctatgcaaatacatataaacttccGAGTTTCCAAACAATTTTTGTAGTCATAAtcattaatatctttatttaattcgcataatacataataatcataatagtaattataataattgtaatctgtttatacataagtaattatataataataataataatattgtggTTGTTTACACTTTCACTTCTCATTTACGCTTTTGCATTGTTTGCATACGTGTTGTTGGTTTGTttctttaaatagtttttgtttttttttataatttgttttacttttaattagttatttatatatattatatgtatatattatttgtttatttttatttttatctttttctaCTATATGTCTTAAATTTCTTTACACATTAATTTCAAATGCATCAATTCATCTTTATATCGATttaaacaatgtttttttttgttttgtttttgtttttaatttgtgttttatcaattaatttgtgtatatgtattttatatttttattaaattacttttttaattgtgtatatataaatattttgttttttattttgtttaacaaaaaagtttattccCTTTGAAGCATTTCGCAGTATTTGCTACTTTTCTTGTTCTTGCTTGCACTCTCCCAATTTTTTTAGCTCTCTCGTGGTGAACTTTAATgacaactttttatttgtttttttccttttcaagttacttatacataaacataattatgtatatgtatatgtgtgtatgtatatttttgtatgcataGCAGCTGTTAGGCTTAGTTGTTCTCAAGAAATTCTGTTatgtcatatatttatatgtatacatataatctattcatatacatttatatatgtatgtatgtataaatatttgtttttgcttttccttttttataatatgtgtttaatttagtacgtttttgttggttttagtgtattgtttattttgtatttcttgtaGTTATTTTATGTACGTGTTGTATTTTGGATGTACAGTTGTCTTCTCGGTTACTACTACTATTTAATTTGCCATTATCGTTACCCGTTTCCTAGTTTTTCATGTACAGAACGGAAATGTTTCGGTACAATATCCTACGCTTCTGCAaacaatttacttaaatttcaataacaaatttGTGGTAATTGTGTCTGCCACAAAtactttttgcattttgtgtgttGAATGTTTGGAGCTGAGGTTGAGACACTGGCGCTAACTAGTGCCCTTCAAATTATAACGGATCATGCGTTTTAGTCAAAACACCAATGCAATTGCAAGCAGTTCAATACAAGTCATACAAAGTTTTacgtttaaaaattgttgaagatacacaattatatgtatattataaaaattataaaaaactagaagtacatacatatgtatttgtaattaaGATAAATAGTATTTtagaatttgtatttattttggataatttaaaaaaaaatatgtttatagtatttttaatgttttattctttttaatgcacaaaaaaaaaaataaaacaaaaaataatta
The sequence above is drawn from the Bactrocera tryoni isolate S06 chromosome 1, CSIRO_BtryS06_freeze2, whole genome shotgun sequence genome and encodes:
- the LOC120782763 gene encoding uncharacterized protein LOC120782763, coding for MTEQEALLQQSSSMTSTYMTPQEEALQALCKKLLKSRFFRGYYEERRFVDSVAGYRDIVDLHRGERDLELLLLDIRSKLQIFYQHSPQVWIGITHGAFMGVTPKKNTLDTHIWVQLQEVAFGHYWFSIKSIRFRRNEVILKLNVVRNVEADSLIERTKISTSTLMYAKDALKLPFTTDNSVNALNNAPKLSEDMLSGPIVIQPEVLQIGYEDFVNIVRNWGTTIKHSVYDFMSNDINKDNIKDFLQFLGLVVISLLTGSVVAIKYLGTFALRFMFEFTRFTHVMTPIILKVIEAINKIIGGFYILLAMIWKDAFMKKRMTATQQLQDFNAQPPRELKAIEYNRQQYKSNFEYNIRQPPVMRSSMGPFTEFERKFQ
- the LOC120766291 gene encoding zinc finger CCHC domain-containing protein 10 — protein: MSMHLKSIQMTLVGLAARKLSIKKRNATLAAAFPNGVRCQKCLQLGHWSYECKEKRKYVHRSSRTKQLKKRLAEKVNTESNDSGTTSALTKSAKAKRSKRTRTSSGSSAGDASKGSNSDTQSSSGSNHSSSSDSDEDSSSDSSSSDSDSDSDSSDTGSGSDSSESGTSNSSDSSDSSSSDEAPKKKRSRRTSSSSSDDDI
- the LOC120766292 gene encoding uncharacterized protein LOC120766292, producing MGRHSNASIVNNTKIQKEQLQLCKIQKELETILGRVNEAINELKVEELQLKAGAAAALSENMQAANLNNPSEQEQPSTSSQASLLLAQLPHNMTCEPPAQDNAQIDAVIINKQIIYLNTASCNNNIEEEEDDDV